In the Oscillospiraceae bacterium genome, CCACAGTTTTGGTCTGGCCGACTGGTGGCGGTGCCAGGTCTCGATGTACAATTACCACTCCACGCTGGAGGCGACCCACCCGTTTGAGAGCCGCTGGTATACCTGGCTGCTGGGCCTGCGCCCGGTGTGGTATTACCGCAACGGATACCTGCCCGCAGGCCTGAAGGCCAGCATTGCGGGCATGGCTGGGCCGGTGATCTGGCTGGGCGGCCTGGCGGCGCTGTTGTGGCTGCTGTGGCGGCAGGTCTCGGGCCGGGGCACCCGCGCGGGGGTGGGGGTGCTGATCTTGTACGGCACGCAGCTGATCCCCTGGATGCTGGTGACCCGGTGTACCTTCCTGTACCATTATTTCCCCAGTTCAATGTTCTGTCTGGCGGCGCTTTCGCTGGTGCTGGCCACGGCGAAAGATCAGCGCCGGGGCAGGCGCCTGGGCGCTGCGCTGTGCGCAGCGGCACTGGTGCTGTTTGTGTGGTATTACCCGGCCCTCTCCGGCCTGCCCACCGCCGCCTGGCACGCCGACCTGCTGAACATTTTACCGAGCTTTGGATTTTATTGACGGGGGTTTTGTTCCTTTCTTGCAAGAAAGGAACCGAAAGAACTTTTAATATAATAGAATAAAAATAACCTGTGTACGTGGGAGATATGATCCGGTACACAGGTTATTTTATTTAAGGAGCAAGCGGGGCGTCGGGGACGCCGCCCCCTACAAATAGGTTTTGACTATTTATAAAATCATATGTATATGTGATTTTGATTAAAGTTTCTTTGCTTACTTTCTTTTCAAAGAAAGTAAGGCAACCCCCATTAGGCTTCGGGCAGGTAGATGTGGTGGGGGAGACCCTCGACGTAGATGGGGGTGAGTTCGGCCTGGACGAGGGGCAGGGCGTAGGCCAGGAACTCGTCGGTCATGGCGGTGTGGTCGGCATTGACCCATTCCAGCGGGACCTTCTTTTCTAGGTTGGCGACCTCACTGATAGGATGCAGGCTGGTGCCGCACTGGTACGGTGCGTTGGAGATGCGGTCCAGGGCGACCATCTCACCGGTATGACCCTCAAAGGCGGCCTTGGCGGCGGCACCGCCCACCTGGTACGCCTCGGTGATGTCGGTGCGGCTGGTCAGGTGGCCGGCGCAGCGCTGCAGGGTCGAAAGCTCGATGCAGCGGGTCTTGGTGTCTAGACGGCGGGCCACCGTGTTGGCCAGGAAACGGGCCGTGCCGGTCAGGGTCTTGTGACCGAAAGCGTCCACTGCGTGGACATCATCGGCCAGCTCGCAGACGTAGCGGCCGTCCTCCAGCTTGACGCCCTCGGAGACGGCAATGACGATGGAGGGCTTCTCTTTCTGCATGCGCTCGACCTTTTCGACAAAATGATCGACGTTGAAGGGGACTTCCGGCAGGCAGATCATGTCTACGCCCTCGCAATCCTCGGCCTTGGCCAGGGCAGCGGCGGCGGTCAGCCAACCGGCATTGCGGCCCATGATCTCCACAATGGTGACGTACTTGGTGCCGTACACCGTGGCGTCACGGATGATCTCTTTCATGACAACGCCGATGTATTTGGCGGCGCTGCCGTAGCCGGGGGTGTGGTCAGTGACCATCAGGTCGTTGTCGATGGTCTTGGGCACGCCCATAAAGCGGATCTCGCTGCCGATATGGGTGCCGTAGTCGGCCAGCTTGCCGATGGTGTCCATCGAGTCGTTGCCGCCGATGTAGAAGAAATAGCCGATGTCCAGCTCTTTCAGGATCTCGAACAGCTGGATGTAGACGGCCTCGCCCTCGGGGGTATGCCAATCCGGCAGCTTGTAGCGGCAGCTGCCCAGATAGCTGGACGGCGTGCGCTTGAGCAGCTCAATGTCCAGGGCGGTCTTGAGCTTTTCATTCAGCACGCAGGTGCGGCGCTCCAGCAGACCCGCCACGCCGTGCAGCATGCCGTAGACCTTGCCGGCACCGCGGCGCTTGCAGCTCTCATACACGCCGGCCAAGCTGGCATTGATGACCGAAGTGGGACCGCCGGACTGACCGACGATTGCATTTTTTGCCATAGTTTCTCCTCCTGCAATTTCCATGGGGTGGGTTGCGCTGCGGGTACGTTCCGGCAGCGCACGATAATTGTCATGTTTAGTGTAGCATGGAGTACACTTTTTTTCTATTGCAGGAGTTGCCGAAAATTTGTACGTGTCTTTGTACAACTTTGCGTTCCACAGTGCGGAACGTGTTTTGCGGGGTGGATGGAGCTGTATGGATAAAAATTCCGCTGTATGGAATATTTGTGCCATGTGGCGGGACAAAATGAGTGCTGAAACCTTGCAAAAATTGCGCAGGAAAGTTGACTTTCGGCAAGGTGAATAAACTTTTTGCGACGAAATTGTGCGGTATGACGGAAAATAGAAAAAGCCCACCCCAAAAGGGGCGGGCAAAGTGCAAAATCAATCCAGATGAATATGCCGCGGCACACCGTTGATGTAGATGGGGGTCAGCTCGGCCTGGATCAGGGGGCGGGCGTAACGCTCAAAATTGGCGTTGACGTGCATGCCGTCGGCGGTGATCCACTCGTCGGGGACCTTCTTCTCAAAGTTGGCGACCTGGGTCACGTCGACCATCTTGGTCTCGATGCGGTAGGGCTGGTCGCTCAGGCGCTTGATGGCGGACATCTTGGCGGTCTCGCCGCGCACGGCGGCTTCCACAGCGGCACCGCCCACCTGGTAGGCCTCGGTCACGTCGGTGCGGCTGGCCAGGTGGCTGGCGCAGCGCTGCAGGGTCGAGAACTCGATGGCGCGGGTCTTGCAGCCCAGGCGGACGCGGATCAGGTCGGCCAGGTAGCGGCTGGTGCCGCTCAGGATGGCCTTGTGGCCGAAGGCGTCCAGCTGACCGGCGGTGGAGACCAGGTCGCACAGGAAGACACCGTCCTTATTTTTGACGCCCTCGCTGGCGGCAATGATGACATTGTGGCGCTCTTTTTCCAGCTCGGCGACGCGGGCCAGGAAGGCTTCCTCGTCAAAGGGGCGCTCCGGCAGCAGGATCAGGTCGGGACCGTTGCAGTCCGGGCCGGCGGCCAGGCTGGAGGCAGCGGCCAGCCAGCCGGTGTGGCGGCCCATGATCTCGGCCACCGTCACGCTGCGCAGGTCGTAGACGCTGGAATCGCAGATGACTTCCTTTAAAATAGTAGCGATGTACTTGGCGGCGCTGCCGTAGCCGGGGGTGTGGTCGGTCAGCAGCAGGTCGTTGTCGATGGTTTTGGGCACGCCGATGAAGCGGATCTCGCTGCCGATGGTCTTGCCGTAGGCGGACAGCTTGGAGATGGTATCCATCGAGTCGTTGCCGCCAATGTAGAACACGGCACCGATGTCGTACTGCTTGAACAGGTCAAACAGCTGCACAAAGGGGGCCTCGTCCACATCGGGCTGGGGCAGCTTGTGGCGGCAGCTGCCCAGGAAGCTGGACGGCGTGCGCTTCAGCAGCTCAATGTCCATTTTGTCGGAAAGGACCGCGTCCAGATCGACGAGCTTGCCTTCCAGCACACCGGCGATGCCGTACTGCATGCCGTAGACGTGCTCGGCGCCGCAGGCCTTGGCGGTCTCGTAGACGCCTGCCAGGCTGGAGTTGATGACGGCAGTGGGACCGCCCGACTGCCCGACCAATACGTTTTTCATGGAACACCTCATTGATTTATAATGTGTATTTTTAACGATGCAAAGCATATTTCTCGATGGCCAAGGCGACGCCGTCGTGGTTGTTGTCCGCAGTGACGGCATCGGCGGCTGCGAGGATCTCCGGCGTGGCGTTGCCCATGGCTACGCCCAAACCGGCATCCTCGATCATCGAAAGATCGTTGCCGGAATCGCCCACGGCCATGACCTGGTCACGGCGCAGACCCAGCTTTTCGGCCAGGGCCAGCAGGCCGCTGCCCTTGGTAACGCCGGGGGCGTTCAGTTCGATGTTGCTGCCCAGGCTGGTGGTGGCCTCTACGTCCGGGCAGGCGGCCAGCACGGCGCGCCAGGCCTCGTCCCGCAGCTCCACTTTGGGGTACATGACGCTGAATTTTTCCACCTGGCCGACCTTCTCCTGCAGGACGGTGCGCAGGTCAGGGACCTCGATGCGGGTCTTGCGGAAGTAGTCCCGCAGGTTTTCCGGCACCAGCACGTCGATGAGGTCGTTGTCGGCCTTGGTGGCGTAGCTTTTGCCGCCCACAAACAGGCTGAACACGCCGCCGAAGGGCTTGAGCGCATCATAGACCCGCAGCGAATCCTCCAGCGAGAAGGGCTGGTCGACGATATGCTCGCCGGTGCGCATGTCTACCACCGAGGCCCCGTTGGAGGTCAGCGCGTAGTGTACGCCGGGGATGCCGGTGAACGCCTGGGGTACGCCGGTGGCGGTGCGGCCGGTGGCGGGCAGCACAATGATGCCTGCCTGTACGGCGGCCTCGATAGCAGCCAGGTTGCGCGGGCTGATGTGTTTGGCATCGTCAAAAACCGTGCCGTCCAGATCCAGGCCGATTAAGCGGATGTCCTGCATAGATTTACCACTCCCTTGGGCAACCCAGCACAATTCGCGCCCTATGGGCTTAAGCACCGCTCCGGCGGCTGGCACACCCCGCTCGCCGTATCGGTACTTAGAATTATGCCGTGTTACCCTTAACCATCTAAGTGTACCGCAAATGCGGAATAATTGCAAGACGACGCGGGGTGTGGTAGAATAAATAAAAACATTTTGTAAGGAACACGCCAAAAGGCCCCCTTGTGCAAAGGGGGCTCCGCGAAGCGGTGGAGGATTGTGGCCGTGCGGGTGTAGACCGAATGGCCTGGTGAACGGGACGATCCCTCAGTCACCTTCGGTGACAGCTCCCTTTACACAAGGGAGCCTTTGCGAGGCTGCAGTAAAGGAAAAAACAATGACAAAACAACGCTTATGGCAGCTGGATGCCCTGCGGGGGCTGGCGCTGTTGAATATGCTGGCCTACCACGCGATGTACGACTGGGTGTATGTGTTTGGCCATGCCGGCAGCTGGTACAATATCGGCGCGCCGGGGTGCCATGTGTGGCAGCAGTATATCTGCTGGAGCTTTATTTTGCTCTCCGGCTACAGCTTTACGCTGGCCCGCCGCCCGCTGAAAAATGGGCTGATCGCGGCCGGGTGCGCTGCGGTGCTGACCGTGGTGACGGTGGGGTTCATGCCGTCGGAGAGCATCTGGTTCGGTGTACTGCACTTAAACGCCGCCGCTGTGCTGCTGAGCTGCCTGATTAAGCCGCTGTTGGACAAAATATCCGCTGTGCCGGGGCTGATAGGCAGCGCCATGCTGTTTGCGCTGACCAATCAACTGCCCTGGGGCTGGCTGGGGTTTGAACGGTGGCACATTGCTGCGCTGCCTGCCGGGTGGTATGATGCCAACCTGTTCTGGCTGGGGCTGCCGGACCTGACGCGGTTTAGCTCGGCGGATTATTTCCCTATTCTGCCATGGGTGTTTTTGTTCTGGTGCGGGCTGTTTCTGGCGCGGCTGTGGCGGCCGCGTGCGGGGCAAGCACCGGCGGCGCTGCAGCCGCTGTGCGCGATAGGCGGCCGGACGCTGCTGGTTTACATGCTGCACCAGCCGGTAATTTACGGCATTTTGTGGTTGTGGACGTCCCTGCGTGGTTGATAGTTTGTGGAAAAGCAGAAAATTTGTTAAAAATTTAAAAACGACCCCTTTTCGGCGAAAAATAGTGTTGACAGAGACGGGAACTATATAGTATAATTGCTGTTACTGGTTAATGTTTTTGACCGGCAAACTCCTGTCTCAGGTCAAGGGAGGGAAGAAGATGTCGGAGATCCGTGTCAAAGAGGGCGAGTCCCTCGAGAGCGCACTGCGCCGTTTTAAGCGCAGCACTGCTCGCAGCGGCGTGTTGGCTGAGGTTCGCAAGCGCGAGGCTTATGAGAAGCCGTCCGTTAAGCGTAAGAAGAAGTCCGAGGCTGCCCGCAAGCGCAAGTTTAAGTAAGGTTTCTTACCAATGAACGACTGTGCAGACCCGCGCAATGCGCGGGTCTGCACTTTTTTCTTGCGCGTTGCTGACGCAACGCTTCAAAGAAGGGGTTCGTCGCTTGTGGCTGTTGGCTGACGAGAAAGTGGCTTGTAGGGGGCGATGCTTGCATCGCCCCGCAAACAGGCAACCGCCCAGACGGGCCGATGGCGGGCATCGGCCCCTGCATCACCGCCCGCAAAGTGGATTATAACGCGAAGTCCCGCAGGCGAACAATGTTCACCCCTGCATACTCTACAAGAGATACGTGCAGCTTTTTGTGCGAGACCACTTTATAAGGGGAGAAAACCGTATGATTTTAACTCCTGAAATCGTATTTCGGAAAATTGAGTGCATCCACCCGGACTATCTGAAAGCGCATGGCATTACGGCGCTGGTGCTGGATGTGGATAATACGCTGACCGGGGATAACAGCCAGGTGTTGGAACCCACCGTGCAGGCCTGGCTGGACGAGATGCGGGCGGCGGGCATCAGCCTGACCATCGTGTCCAACAACACGGCCAAGCGGGTGCGCCCTTTTGCCGAGCGTATCGGCCTGGATTGGGTGCCCCTGGCCTGCAAGCCGCTGACCATCGGCCTGATGGTGGCGCGGCATCGTCTGGGCGTGAAAAAAAGCCAGATGGCCATGGTGGGCGACCAGATCTTTGCCGACCGCATGGCCGCCGGGCTGTACGGCTGCCCCTGCCTGTACCTACTGCCCCGCACCCCCCGCGACCGCAACAAATTTGTCCGGTTCAAACGCAAGTATGAACCTTACTGGCTGGACCGATACTATAAAAAGGGAGGGACTGTGCATGAATGAGCCGCGTTTTGGCACGGCCGGCCTGGCGGACAGCTACACCGTCAAAAAGTTTGACCCCGCCGCCATCGCCGCCTACACCGCCGGTTTTGGCCTGACCGCCTTTGAATACCAGTGCGGCCGCGGCGTGCGGCTGGCCCACGACAAGGCACACGCCTTGGGCGAAGCCTGCGCCGTGCGGGGCATCGCCCTCTCGGTGCACGCGCCCTACTATATCAGCATGTCCAGCCTCGAGGAGGACAAGCGGCTGCACAGCATCGACTATCTGCTGCAAAGCTGCGCACTGGTCAAGGCGCTGGGCGGTAAGCGGGTCATCTTCCACTCCGGCTCCTGCGGCAAGCAGAGCCGCGAAGAAGCGCTGGAAAAGGCGCTGGACACGATGGCGCGTGCTGTGAAAGCCTGCGATGAGGCGGGCTACGGGGACTGCATCCTCTGCCCCGAGACGATGGGCAAGGTGAACCAGCTGGGCACGCTGGACGAGGTGCTGGCCCTGTGCGGCGTGGATGAGCGCATCACGCCCTGCATCGATTTTGGCCACCTGTACGCCCGCAGCCTGGGCACTCAGTTTGCCGAGGGCACCGCAGCCGCCGACTACGCCGCCCTGCTGGACACGCTGCAGGCCGGGCTGGGGGATGAACGGGCAAAGCAGTTCCACGCCCATTTCTCCCGCATCGCCTACACCAAGGGCGGCGAGAAGTGCCACCTGACCTTTGCCGATACCGAGTACGGCCCGCCCCATGCACCACTGCTGGCACTGCTGAAAGAGCGCGGGCTGACCCCCACCATCATCTGCGAAAGTGCGGGCACCCAGGCCGAGGATGCGGCGGAACTGGCGAAAACGTATGCCGCGTTATAAGAGACTAGGACAGTGACACATAATCCGGAGTACCGAT is a window encoding:
- a CDS encoding DUF1624 domain-containing protein — its product is MTKQRLWQLDALRGLALLNMLAYHAMYDWVYVFGHAGSWYNIGAPGCHVWQQYICWSFILLSGYSFTLARRPLKNGLIAAGCAAVLTVVTVGFMPSESIWFGVLHLNAAAVLLSCLIKPLLDKISAVPGLIGSAMLFALTNQLPWGWLGFERWHIAALPAGWYDANLFWLGLPDLTRFSSADYFPILPWVFLFWCGLFLARLWRPRAGQAPAALQPLCAIGGRTLLVYMLHQPVIYGILWLWTSLRG
- a CDS encoding 6-phosphofructokinase, with the protein product MAKNAIVGQSGGPTSVINASLAGVYESCKRRGAGKVYGMLHGVAGLLERRTCVLNEKLKTALDIELLKRTPSSYLGSCRYKLPDWHTPEGEAVYIQLFEILKELDIGYFFYIGGNDSMDTIGKLADYGTHIGSEIRFMGVPKTIDNDLMVTDHTPGYGSAAKYIGVVMKEIIRDATVYGTKYVTIVEIMGRNAGWLTAAAALAKAEDCEGVDMICLPEVPFNVDHFVEKVERMQKEKPSIVIAVSEGVKLEDGRYVCELADDVHAVDAFGHKTLTGTARFLANTVARRLDTKTRCIELSTLQRCAGHLTSRTDITEAYQVGGAAAKAAFEGHTGEMVALDRISNAPYQCGTSLHPISEVANLEKKVPLEWVNADHTAMTDEFLAYALPLVQAELTPIYVEGLPHHIYLPEA
- a CDS encoding TIM barrel protein; translated protein: MNEPRFGTAGLADSYTVKKFDPAAIAAYTAGFGLTAFEYQCGRGVRLAHDKAHALGEACAVRGIALSVHAPYYISMSSLEEDKRLHSIDYLLQSCALVKALGGKRVIFHSGSCGKQSREEALEKALDTMARAVKACDEAGYGDCILCPETMGKVNQLGTLDEVLALCGVDERITPCIDFGHLYARSLGTQFAEGTAAADYAALLDTLQAGLGDERAKQFHAHFSRIAYTKGGEKCHLTFADTEYGPPHAPLLALLKERGLTPTIICESAGTQAEDAAELAKTYAAL
- a CDS encoding YqeG family HAD IIIA-type phosphatase; translated protein: MILTPEIVFRKIECIHPDYLKAHGITALVLDVDNTLTGDNSQVLEPTVQAWLDEMRAAGISLTIVSNNTAKRVRPFAERIGLDWVPLACKPLTIGLMVARHRLGVKKSQMAMVGDQIFADRMAAGLYGCPCLYLLPRTPRDRNKFVRFKRKYEPYWLDRYYKKGGTVHE
- a CDS encoding Cof-type HAD-IIB family hydrolase yields the protein MQDIRLIGLDLDGTVFDDAKHISPRNLAAIEAAVQAGIIVLPATGRTATGVPQAFTGIPGVHYALTSNGASVVDMRTGEHIVDQPFSLEDSLRVYDALKPFGGVFSLFVGGKSYATKADNDLIDVLVPENLRDYFRKTRIEVPDLRTVLQEKVGQVEKFSVMYPKVELRDEAWRAVLAACPDVEATTSLGSNIELNAPGVTKGSGLLALAEKLGLRRDQVMAVGDSGNDLSMIEDAGLGVAMGNATPEILAAADAVTADNNHDGVALAIEKYALHR
- the rpsU gene encoding 30S ribosomal protein S21, yielding MSEIRVKEGESLESALRRFKRSTARSGVLAEVRKREAYEKPSVKRKKKSEAARKRKFK
- a CDS encoding 6-phosphofructokinase — its product is MKNVLVGQSGGPTAVINSSLAGVYETAKACGAEHVYGMQYGIAGVLEGKLVDLDAVLSDKMDIELLKRTPSSFLGSCRHKLPQPDVDEAPFVQLFDLFKQYDIGAVFYIGGNDSMDTISKLSAYGKTIGSEIRFIGVPKTIDNDLLLTDHTPGYGSAAKYIATILKEVICDSSVYDLRSVTVAEIMGRHTGWLAAASSLAAGPDCNGPDLILLPERPFDEEAFLARVAELEKERHNVIIAASEGVKNKDGVFLCDLVSTAGQLDAFGHKAILSGTSRYLADLIRVRLGCKTRAIEFSTLQRCASHLASRTDVTEAYQVGGAAVEAAVRGETAKMSAIKRLSDQPYRIETKMVDVTQVANFEKKVPDEWITADGMHVNANFERYARPLIQAELTPIYINGVPRHIHLD